In the genome of Hydractinia symbiolongicarpus strain clone_291-10 chromosome 5, HSymV2.1, whole genome shotgun sequence, one region contains:
- the LOC130645658 gene encoding regulator of G-protein signaling 22-like, with protein sequence MKQNETKNLALDVEVTEDSLEYFLSEDLVFVQYFNNFLSLPAFSQRLTYNVFSSCFEEFKNILVNDNDGKQVASLKSISKSDTDENRSRISYYVKFLDKQQGLDWVKKNRFPLFLKSEIYADFKLSKLLSESQVAFLNKLLSDGYTACEDGLSYCSSPSERSAISCADTNSTTDETASLTIPSYVDGKDISNLPKWQQKLYVNSLSEGITQNESEVFDGKKVEECNQDGNSKIENVRQIKPDVRKYVDETIDSWKKKYCIKPHFARQHSDLGFVEEVDEEKDSEYDEEEDGEYNGVYNEHYGGQFDEDNKPLESSSGIRLDNNEIVVEATPSNIASCDISVQINDNCFFFPDDNLNPLIYETNRGFSAEKIEYFMNKLTYRRSVEDVKSCMTEQQGEVLSDCDDAHITEILLAVDQRHNTQYEKKISDELSASIFKYPLCFPLNLSCKQGLDAFKEFLFGTPGEKNLLLWLDVERARHLDQVERERMLRNLKDRFIRSGAPYEVPTAIRKSWGLTDVTEISMERLIFIRKKIVDPLLKYWCPRFTYHQYQEKKKYYNELCYHERMRRESRDRLAQRPMSCVNHLKTESKISLNGSFTDSDSGIFCTDQVERLDSGITRKMLRVKSAYPRLMSAKSTNQTNAGSEQLQLVSSFHDGGFGFKPPVPKYFHNDASNYDHKSNFRLYIQPIPTFSSTASNIKSTPNFKEDEDLNGSTEYDKKMDFLVDVLLHEKHTGNYFLKYLEQQNVKLWLDCYMFWHALQEYTEHFFADVFTPLCVKRKANYIYTVYVTSKSEHDLQCSVDVQTKIFQQLDPPYEDLFDCVEQRALDILIQPCLQLSIKERLNYRQLKPEEELKYIEVNKKWRYEDNSTSDELVDASVTSCDEEEDKISPDEVDTPFPTSQDGVDFESLLKNKTELEYFQSFLESRHRQGIVDLTAWTDMELFRRLPQPTTAKEQEERDRLCIEIREKWLNKSYFFGSNSPASKEAIKQILELAGGVKVLPSRPSSPVILETQKYARGRVERRWMKLYKETKEYKERKKKKSCVAELVEDLVMKKKLQRSEQAWRLLNSRWNAGGRDVAALRKALSDPGEREVFRRFISIHGDMMENNLNFWLEVQKYKELCHNHVEGKLIKRKIQTIIDVFIKSSLPPELQVDIPIEIAERLYDKACGRPPQRGPYLFREAQATVFRLLYNFWKEYSIFRSQLDDGVSPAQSLQHLQKQHADDITRKKMLIERRRLSKLINEKKKKREYIPKERSKPADLISYMTKTIESNADAENDHLTTSFAYSKYIAQTELKSLEARMKKEGISLQDVPESNKLDLLKDKPLGDNTSDISVARKSFKSIFTLDAVPSSNNNNNNNRKTSQLFECSLEQNTNRESKPSLSKVTSVHFNIARKSQNLQKSSTCGKSTSRFDKSARMSEKKNLDQFKRGQLEVLEEGKKSGNRLTAKSLKEFEQSEKGKPLKDASVLNRITAPLPTTTHVMMFPKIEYACDPKSDVIKRTVKNVVNPRLPRNAGTATILKKMEKERPRVESPPPKIMADVVVC encoded by the exons ATGAAGCAAAATGAAACCAAAAATTTAGCATTGG ATGTGGAAGTAACAGAAGATAGTTTG GAGTATTTTTTGTCAGAGGATCTGGTTTTCGTACAATATTTCAACAATTTCCTATCTCTCCCA GCTTTTTCACAACGTCTCACTTACAACGTATTTAGTAGTTGTTTTGAAGAATTCAAAAATATTCTTGTCAATGATAATGATGGAAAACAGGTAGCTTCGTTAAAAAGCATTTCGAAGAGTGACACAGATGAAAACAGAAGTAGAATAAGCTACTATGTGAAG TTTCTTGACAAACAGCAAGGTTTGGATtgggttaaaaaaaatcgtttcccattgtttttaaaaagtgaaatataTGCTGATTTTAAGCTTTCAAAGTTATTATCAGAGTCACAA GTTGCTTTTTTAAACAAGCTGCTAAGCGATGGATACACAGCTTGTGAAGATGGACTTAGCTATTGTTCAAGCCCATCAGAGAGATCAGCTATATCGTGTGCTGATACAAACTCTACTACTGATGAGACTGCGTCACTAACAATACCATCATATGTAGATGGTAAAGATATCAGTAATTTACCCAAGTGGCAACAGAAGTTGTATGTAAACTCACTAAGTGAAGGGATAACACAAAATGAATCCGAAGTATTTGATGGTAAGAAAGTTGAAGAATGCAACCAAGATGGTAATAGTAAAATCGAAAATGTTAGACAAATAAAACCTGACGTGAGGAAGTATGTAGATGAGACAATAGATAGCTGGAAAAAGAAATACTGTATTAAACCACATTTCGCCAGGCAACATTCAGATTTAGGTTTTGTCGAAGAAGTAGATGAAGAAAAAGATTCCGAatatgatgaagaagaggatggAGAGTATAATGGAGTGTATAATGAACATTATGGTGGACAATTCGATGAAGACAATAAGCCGCTTGAATCTTCTAGTGGCATTAGACTTGACAATAATGAAATAGTAGTTGAAGCAACACCATCCAACATTGCCAGCTGTGACATTTCCGTTCAAATTAATGACAACTGCTTTTTTTTTCCTGACGACAATCTAAATCCTTTGATATATGAAACTAACCGAGGCTTTAGTGCAGAAAAGATTGAGTACTTTATGAATAAATTAACTTATAGGAGATCAGTGGAAGATGTAAAATCTTGTATGACAGAACAACAGGGTGAAGTGTTGAGTGATTGTGATGATGCACATATCACTGAAATATTGCTGGCTGTAGATCAGCGTCACAACACTCAATATG AAAAAAAGATATCTGATGAATTATctgcaagtatttttaaatatccCTTGTGTTTTCCTCTGAATTTATCATGTAAGCAAGGCTTGGATGCgtttaaagaatttttatttgGAACACCTGGCGAAAAGAATTTGTTGCTTTGGTTAGATGTTGAAAGAGCAAGACATTTAGATCAAGTAGAGAGAGAAAG AATGTTGAGAAATTTGAAAGATCGATTTATACGTTCTGGAGCACCTTATGAAGTCCCTACTGCGATTCGAAAAAGTTGGGGACTTACTGATGTTACAGAGATTAGTATGGAGAGGTTGattttcataagaaaaaaaattgttgatccACTTTTGAAATACTG GTGTCCACGCTTCACATATCATCAATATcaagaaaagaagaaatattATAATGAGTTGTGTTATCATGAACGAATGCGACGTGAGTCACGTGACAGGCTTGCTCAAAGACCGATGTCATGCGTAAATCACTTGAAAACTGAAAGCAAG ATCAGTTTAAATGGTTCCTTTACTGATTCGGATTCTGGAATATTCTGTACAGATCAAGTGGAAAGATTGGATAGCGGTATCACAAGAAAGATGCTGCGCGTAAAATCTGCTTACCCTCgtctgatgtcagcaaaatcaACCAATCAAACAAACGCTGGTAGCGAGCAGTTACAA CTTGTATCAAGTTTTCATGACGGAGGTTTCGGATTCAAACCACCCGTGCCGAAGTATTTTCATAATGATGCTTCAAATTATGACCACAAGAGTAATTTTCGTCTTTATATACAACCTATTCCAACATTTAGTTCGACTGCATCGAATATAAAAAG CACACCAAATTTTAAAGAGGACGAAGATCTAAACGGAAGTACAGAATACGataaaaaaatggattttcTTGTAGATGTTTTGTTACATGAGAAACACACTGGCAATTATTTCCTGAAATATCTGGAACAGCAAAATGTGAAA CTTTGGCTTGACTGTTATATGTTTTGGCATGCGTTGCAGGAGTATACTGAGCACTTTTTTGCAGATGTTTTTACTCCTCTCTGTGTGAAAAGAAAAGCTAAT TATATTTACACGGTGTATGTGACATCAAAAAGCGAACATGATTTGCAGTGTTCTGTGGATGTTCAAACAAAGATATTTCAACAGTTGGATCCGCCATACGAAGATTTGTTTGATTGTGTTGAGCAACGAGCGCTAGATATCCTTATTCAACCGTGCTTACAGTTAAGCATCAAAGAGAGGCTAAACTATAGGCAG ttGAAACCAGAAGAGGAGTTAAAGTACAtcgaagtaaataaaaaatggcgTTACGAGGATAACTCGACGTCAGACGAACTTGTTGATGCCAGTGTCACAAGTTGTGATGAGGAGGAGGACAAAATATCCCCTGATGAAGTCGACACTCCATTTCCTACCTCTCAAGATGGTGTTGACTTTGAAAGcctgctaaaaaataaaaccgaGCTCGAATATTTTCAATCTTTTTTGGAATCCAGGCACAGACAAG gtATCGTTGATTTAACAGCGTGGACGGACATGGAGTTGTTCAGACGCTTACCACAACCGACTACCGCCAAAGAACAAGAAGAACGAGATAGATTATGTATCGAAATTCGCGAGAAGTGGTTgaacaaaagttattttttcggTAGCAATTCACCAGCTTCAAAAGAAGCTATTAAACAG attttagaGCTCGCAGGTGGTGTAAAGGTTCTCCCTTCCCGTCCAAGTAGTCCAGTTATTCTTGAAACTCAAAAATACGCGCGCGGTCGTGTTGAACGAAGATGGATGAAGTTGTACAAAGAAACGAAGGAgtataaagaaagaaagaaaaagaaaagttgtgTCGCTGAACTTGTTGAAGATTTAGTTATGAAGAAAAaattacaacgcagtgaacaaGCATGGAGA tTGTTGAATAGCCGTTGGAACGCAGGAGGTCGTGATGTAGCAGCGCTTCGCAAAGCTTTATCTGATCCTGGTGAACGTGAAGTTTTTCGAAGATTTATCAGTATCCATGGTGACATGatggaaaacaatttaaacttttgGTTGGAAGTGCAAAAATATAAG GAGCTGTGCCACAACCATGTGGAAGGGAAGCTTATCAAACGAAAAATACAAACTATCAttgatgtttttataaaatcatcCCTCCCACCTGAGTTACAAGTTGACATACCAATTGAAATAGCGGAGAGGTTGTACGACAAGGCTTGCGGAAGACCGCCCCAGCGTGGCCCCTACTTGTTTCGCGAAGCCCAG GCGACTGTGTTTAGGCTGTTGTATAATTTTTGGAAGGAGTATAGCATCTTTCGCTCGCAATTAGACGATGGAGTAAGTCCAGCTCAATCATTACAACATTTACAAAAACAGCATGCTGATGACATCACAAGAAAGAAAATGCTAATCGAGCGAAGAAGATTGTCGAAGTTGATAaatgaaaagaagaagaagcgaGAATATATACCGAAAGAAAGATCAAAACCTGCTGATTTGATTAG TTACATGACGAAGACGATTGAATCGAACGCCGACGCAGAGAATGATCACTTGACCACTTCGTTCGCTTACTCGAAATATATTGCTCAAACTGAATTGAAGTCGTTGGAAGCAAGAATGAAGAAGGAAGGAATATCTCTACAAGACGTTCCAGAATCAAACAAGTTAGATTTATTAAAAGACAAACCTCTTGGTGACAATACTTCGGACATTTCAGTGGCAAGAAAATCCTTCAAGTCGATATTTACTTTGGATG CGGTGCCTTcatccaacaacaacaacaacaacaaccgcAAAACAAGTCAGTTATTTGAATGCA GTTTAGAGCAGAACACAAACAGAGAATCTAAACCAAGCCTTTCAAAAGTAACAAGCGTGCATTTTAACATTGCTCGCAAAagtcaaaatttacaaaaaagcaGTACTTGTGGAAAGTCGACATCTCGGTTTGATAAAAGCGCTCGTATGTCTGAGAAAAAGAACTTAGATCAATTTAAACGTGGTCAGTTAGAGGTCTTAGAAGAGGGTAAGAAATCTGGTAATCGATTGACAGCAAAATCGTTGAAAGAGTTTGAACAATCTGAAAAAG gcaAACCATTAAAAGATGCTTCAGTTTTGAACCGTATTACAGCTCCACTTCCGACAACCACACATGTAATGATGTTTCCCAAGATTGAGTATGCCTGTGATCCGAAATCGGATGTTATTAAGAGAACggtaaaaaatgttgtaaaccCACGGTTACCACGAAATGCTGGCACtgctaccattttgaaaaaaatggagAAAGAAAGACCTAGGGTTGAAAGCCCACCTCCAAAAATAATGGCGGATGTTGTTGTGTGCTGA
- the LOC130645662 gene encoding suppressor of fused homolog, with product MSHPASVTPPGLHCIYSELRRIYPNQHNPLQVTALVKYWLNGPDPLDYVSMFANDGDPRKGIPPHWHYISCGLSDLHGDGRVHSVTRDDGPSGYGFELTFRLRRAPDEHVPPTWPAELMQNLAKYVFQSDAVLCGGDHVSWHVPLDLQNSFIQQMLITEDPQLSQTITPFGFVNFVQIVGVCTEELQAAQQWNGPAVLNLLRQIPVAGGQWLVTDVKRSKSIFQMNTNFRELVEIGIDQDGSNLSGVSAKCWWGECSKETIRSSASKAINCHSDPSSSSLSVRIRSSLANYRSEVAEHEDMNSASRMSNYSSVSDLLRARPIVEGLQLRFNLEAAAMLPLAIRGRLAHGRHFTFKSASSDSAITFVSTDITGTSVDEKYPYAALRSWLQVLIPDDFLETLAHDFDDLQQPDEVALPRFYVWPQKNLMITIVDNAS from the exons ATGAGTCATCCTGCGTCTGTGACACCACCTGGCTTACACTGCATATATTCAGAACTTAGAAGAATTTACCCCAATCAACATAATCCATTGCAAGTTACAGCTTTGGTGAAATATTG GTTAAATGGTCCAGATCCTTTAGATTATGTTAGCATGTTTGCTAATGATGGTGATCCAAGAAAAGGCATTCCACCACACTGGCACTACATCAGCTGTGGACTTTCAGATTTACATGGAGATGGGCGTGTTCACAG TGTGACACGAGATGATGGGCCCAGTGGATATGGGTTTGAATTGACTTTTCGTTTGAGGAGAGCACCAGACGAACATGTACCTCCAACGTGGCCAGCAGAACTCATGCAAAACCTTGCTAAATATGTTTTTCAGTCAG atGCTGTGTTATGTGGTGGTGATCATGTATCTTGGCatgtaccacttgatttacaaAACAGTTTCATCCAACAAATGTTAATCACAGAAGACCCTCAGTTATCACAGACTATCACCCCATTTGGTTTCGTAAACTTTGTACAG ATTGTTGGTGTTTGCACAGAAGAACTCCAAGCTGCTCAACAGTGGAATGGTCCTGCTGTTTTGAATTTGTTAAGACAAATACCAGT TGCTGGTGGGCAATGGCTGGTAACAGATGTAAAGCGAAGCAAGAGCATATTTCAAATGAATACAAATTTCAGG GAGTTAGTTGAGATTGGTATAGATCAAGATGGGTCCAATCTTAGTGGGGTAAGTGCGAAATGTTGGTGGGGTGAATGCAGTAAAGAAACTATCCGAAGCTCTGCATCAAAAGCTATTAACTGTCACAGCGACCCCTCAAGTTCAAGCTTGTCTGTGAGAATTCGAAGTTCTTTAGCCAA TTATCGTAGTGAAGTAGCAGAGCATGAGGACATGAACTCTGCAAGTCGCATGTCAAATTACAGCTCCGTCAGTGACCTTCTTCGAGCCAGACCCATCGTTGAAGGCCTACAGTTGAGATTCAATCTTGAAGCGGCTGCAATGCTTCCTTTGGCTATCAG AGGGAGGTTAGCTCATGGAAGACacttcacatttaaaagcgcgTCTTCAGACAGTGCTATAACTTTTGTCTCTACCGATATCACTGGTACAAGTGTGGATGAGAAATATCCTTACGCTGCTCTCCGGTCATGGTTACAA GTTTTAATACCAGATGATTTTTTGGAAACTTTAGCACATGATTTTGATGATCTTCAACAACCTGATGAG GTGGCGTTACCACGTTTTTATGTATGGCCACAGAAGAACTTAATGATAACCATAGTTGATAATGcttcataa
- the LOC130645667 gene encoding probable very-long-chain enoyl-CoA reductase art-1, whose product MSANYRPFLCCLQARTNKVHSAENRKMKVEIISARTKEVLHTLEDASIYTTIEEIKIAYEKVKPKLYPSRQAYRKEPRGKILSNDATLRSLEFDNTARLYFKDLGPQIGWKTVFLTEYAGPFFLYPLFYARPSFIYGSGANAKAIHPYVHIACACYVFHYGKRLAETHFIHRFSNGTMPIMNLFKNSIYYWGFTCFIAYFINHPLYTPASFGDLQVYASLAGFIFCQLGNYSIHVALRNLRPEGTKERKIPMPTSNPFTWLLNLVSCPNYTYEIGSWFWFTVLTQTVMSGVFTFAGCFQMVLWAIKKHKNYRREFKEYPRKRKAIIPFVI is encoded by the exons atgtcagcaaattACAGGCCCTTTCTGTGTTGCCTGCAGGCTCGAACCAACAAGGTGCACAGCGCAGAAAATCGAAAGATGAAG GTGGAAATCATAAGTGCTCGCACAAAAGAAGTATTACACACCTTAGAAGATGCCTCGATTTATACCACAATTGAAGAAATTAAGATAGCCTATGAAAAAGTTAAGCCAAAGCTTTATCCCTCAAGACAAGCATACAGAAAAGagccccgtggaaaaattctaAGCAATGATGCAACACTGCGGTCATTGGAGTTTGACAACACTGCAAGGCTTTACTTTAAAGACTTGGGTCCACAAATTGGTTGGAAAACAGTATTTCTCACAGAATATGCTGGACCTTTTTTCCTGTATCCTCTGTTTTATGCACGGCCAAGCTTTATTTATGGCTCTGGAGCTAATGCGAAGGCAATCCACCCATATGTTCATATTGCGTGTGCATGCTATGTTTTTCATTATGGTAAAAGGCTTGCAGAAACACATTTTATTCACCGATTTTCCAATGGTACAATGCCCATAATGAATCTTTTCAAGAATTCTATTTACTATTGGGGTTTTACATGTTTCATTGCCTATTTTATCAACCATCCCTTATACACCCCAGCATCTTTTGGTGATTTGCAAGTTTATGCCAGCCTAGCTGGTTTTATTTTTTGCCAACTTGGTAATTATTCCATTCATGTTGCCCTGCGAAATTTAAGACCTGAAGGAACAAAGGAAAGAAAAATTCCCATGCCAACGTCAAACCCCTTTACATGGTTGTTGAATCTAGTTTCATGCCCGAACTACACATATGAAATTGGTTCATGGTTTTGGTTTACTGTTCTTACCCAGACAGTAATGTCTGGTGTATTTACATTTGCTGGTTGTTTTCAGATGGTTCTTTGGGCAattaaaaagcataaaaattacAGAAGAGAATTCAAAGAGTACCCGCGTAAAAGAAAAGCAATCATTCCCTTTGTTATATAA
- the LOC130645660 gene encoding biorientation of chromosomes in cell division protein 1-like 1, whose product MAEIVAQSSGDPQKTIDDVVNNVKSEGLFDQFRKECLEEFENMETYHQLKQRVENHVTSFLSKHKYHDGLQKNLLRNNLRTHISKSDILLNSIQQLVDEVLSLKGHSFCLKIDKEVDKYLNKDESIVKTSQDCSSKTEEKEECTEEVPIQDVGASKEKGNRDIMTEVTEIEEVEMEINDNPSNIESEEHNPSNSNPEIFEVSLESKKDSMAAESQKLDNPDKNIENKDENKKTLDELNATTKNTEENSDITHVISEEEPSHDIQDVEQKIVCGITKSNKSTDIDENVDAKNGDGSAVGKVMDCEENEKDELADMNLTKQFKENKVIETTNEINEFTGHIPPLITEPISDDSASNHSSFTEETKALGEVEQRRKSNRVRSLPLKLRQNESKTASDDNDSISSNDTEVKTTNESSSTQRHGRHKRKRSQHPDDSRDSYDALEKRSSRGKPLPDSDKHKKAKKRDRSVGEIEEASRSGGRKTKKKDLSSDHPDSVSQREDIVASPVNTPDDNANKRTRRPIKQRRCYSPS is encoded by the exons ATGGCGGAGATAGTAGCGCAGTCGTCAGGAGATCCACAAAAGACAATCGATGATGTTGTTAACAATGTTAAATCCGAAGGCCTTTTTGACCAGTTTAGAAAAGAGTGCTTGGAGGAGTTTGAAAATATG GAAACATATCACCAGTTGAAGCAGAGAGTAGAAAATCATGTTACCTCCTTCTTATCCAAACATAAGTACCATGATGGCCTACAAAAGAACTTGTTAAGAAATAACCTCAGAACTCACATTAGCAA GTCCGATATTCTTCTCAATAGTATCCAGCAACTGGTTGATGAAGTGTTGAGTTTGAAAGGCCACAGTTTTTGCCTAAAAATTGATAAGGAAGTTGataaatatttgaataaagaTGAATCTATTGTTAAAACTAGTCAAGATTGTTCATCTAAAACTGAAGAAAAGGAAGAATGTACAGAAGAGGTTCCCATCCAAGACGTGGGAGCCAGtaaagaaaaaggaaatagaGATATCATGACGGAAGTCACTGAAATTGAAGAAGTTGAAATGGAAATAAATGATAACCCAAGTAATATTGAGTCTGAAGAGCATAATCCTTCAAATAGTAATCCAGAAATATTTGAAGTATCACTAGAATCAAAAAAAGATTCAATGGCCGCTGAAAGTCAGAAGTTAGATAATCCTGAtaaaaatatcgaaaataaaGACGAAAATAAAAAGACCCTTGATGAATTAAACGCAACTACAAAAAATACTGAAGAAAATTCCGACATTACCCATGTGATTTCAGAGGAAGAACCAAGTCATGACATACAAGACGttgaacaaaaaattgtttgtggTATAACTAAGAGCAACAAAAGTACAGATATTGATGAAAATGTTGACGCGAAGAATGGTGACGGTAGTGCCGTCGGCAAAGTTATGGATTGCGAAGAAAACGAAAAAGATGAACTTGCTGATATGAACTTAACCaaacaatttaaagaaaataaagttaTTGAAACAACAAATGAAATTAATGAATTTACAGGCCATATACCGCCTCTTATAACTGAACCGATATCTGATGACTCAGCAAGTAACCATAGTTCATTCACTGAAGAAACAAAAGCATTAGGCGAAGTAGAGCAGAGAAGAAAGTCGAATCGAGTACGCAGCCTACCCCTAAAACTTCGACAAAATGAAAGTAAGACTGCGTCAGATGATAATGATTCAATTTCTAGTAATGACACGGAAGTAAAAACTACTAATGAAAGCTCGTCAACACAACGCCATGGAAGACATAAACGCAAGCGTTCCCAACACCCAGATGACAGCCGCGATTCGTACGATGCGCTTGAGAAACGATCATCTAGGGGGAAGCCACTTCCTGATTCAGATAAGCACAAGAAAGCAAAAAAGCGAGATCGTTCTGTGGGAGAGATTGAAGAGGCTTCGCGTAGTGGGGgcagaaaaactaaaaaaaaggatTTGTCATCTGATCATCCAGATTCCGTAAGCCAAAGGGAAGACATAGTCGCGTCACCGGTTAATACTCCTGATGACAATGCGAACAAAAGGACGAGAAGGCCAATTAAACAACGGCGATGTTACTCGCCTTCTTGA